In Brevibacillus brevis, a genomic segment contains:
- a CDS encoding thiol-disulfide oxidoreductase DCC family protein — protein sequence MPTSQQPGHTASILLFDGVCHFCNGAVQFILRRDPHGRIHFASLQSAKGQELLSAFQYEGNLQSVVLIENGKLYTKSDAILRVGRKLNGAWPFLATAARMLPRSLRDPIYDWIARNRYRWWGQAKQCMLPTPEARARFLE from the coding sequence GTGCCAACATCCCAACAGCCGGGCCATACCGCATCCATCTTGTTGTTTGACGGCGTCTGCCATTTTTGCAATGGCGCCGTTCAGTTCATTCTGCGCCGGGACCCGCATGGCCGCATCCACTTTGCATCCCTGCAATCGGCGAAAGGTCAAGAACTGCTGTCCGCTTTTCAATACGAGGGCAACCTCCAATCCGTGGTACTGATCGAGAATGGGAAGCTGTATACCAAATCTGATGCGATCCTGCGCGTAGGCCGCAAGCTGAATGGAGCTTGGCCCTTCCTCGCAACCGCCGCAAGGATGCTGCCAAGGAGCCTCCGCGACCCGATCTATGATTGGATCGCCCGGAATCGCTACCGTTGGTGGGGGCAAGCCAAGCAGTGTATGCTGCCTACCCCTGAGGCAAGGGCCCGCTTTCTGGAATAA
- a CDS encoding DUF3109 domain-containing protein, with protein sequence MTQKEAYQCEKYMKRNRESIVRVGDFLIDVPALLSPFHLDCWNCRAVHGATCCEDGQPYAVDHWQIPVIEEELSAISARLEDPRERDNWSDRGIWEPGQPPGTIRTRHGDCLFFQEIGGRYGCAIHAYAEAEGSDLFRLKPISCQLYPIDLIDTGSGILFTAVTPETSSFSRWGTDYLEHFYCASLERRKLARHLDDTAFAVDGYRPAYEWNLPLLRYLLKEQANPVESMLAEQSRARTLRDGIGTTVAL encoded by the coding sequence ATGACGCAAAAAGAGGCGTACCAGTGCGAAAAATACATGAAACGCAATCGGGAAAGCATCGTGCGTGTGGGTGATTTCCTGATCGATGTACCGGCACTGCTCTCCCCTTTTCATCTGGACTGCTGGAACTGCCGTGCCGTACACGGGGCAACGTGCTGCGAAGACGGACAACCATATGCGGTAGACCATTGGCAAATCCCGGTGATCGAGGAGGAGCTGTCGGCTATTTCGGCGCGTCTGGAAGATCCGCGAGAGCGTGACAATTGGAGCGACCGGGGAATTTGGGAACCGGGGCAGCCGCCGGGAACGATCCGTACCCGCCATGGGGATTGCCTGTTCTTTCAGGAAATCGGCGGCAGGTACGGCTGCGCCATCCACGCCTATGCCGAGGCAGAGGGAAGCGATCTTTTCAGGCTCAAGCCGATTAGCTGCCAACTCTACCCGATTGATCTGATCGACACGGGAAGCGGGATCTTGTTTACGGCCGTGACGCCAGAGACGTCTTCCTTTTCACGGTGGGGGACCGACTATTTGGAGCACTTTTATTGCGCGAGTCTGGAGAGGCGCAAGCTTGCCAGGCATTTGGACGATACTGCCTTTGCAGTGGACGGCTACCGCCCTGCTTATGAGTGGAACCTTCCGCTGCTTCGCTACTTGCTGAAAGAACAGGCAAATCCTGTGGAAAGCATGCTGGCTGAGCAATCCAGAGCAAGGACGCTCCGAGATGGAATTGGAACCACCGTGGCCTTGTGA
- a CDS encoding amino acid permease: protein MHDKENQLLEDKRDLNKFGYAQELLRDMGGFSNFAISFSIISILTGAVSLYGHGLLYGGPGMMGFGWTIVALFVILIAASMAELASAIPTAGALYHWAAVLGSKRWGWYTAWINLIGQIGIVAGIDYSFSLFADPLLASAFGYTSTETTTLILFGVTLLLHGIFNHIGIRLVARLNDFSAWYHIGVVVILVGSLVFFSRHDLQPLDYLFQVGQTFSDKPYALAFLIGLLQAQWTFTGYDASAHTIEETINPRVRAAWGIFTSVAFSFIFGFIMLAFVTLSITDAEAASGAQNAFIYVISEALGGTFGSVVLWLVTFAMWFCGLASITSFSRMLYAFSRDKGMPWSRHWAEISTKYRTPAKAIWLVIILSFALALFDYIVKTVNPNTTYTTLAFLTAVSVVGLYVAYGIPLYLKLRAEARGLFRRKHYGPWNLGSWSKTINVLSLIWIVFISIMMVIPPNETAGYALIAMFVLLLVMDLAYYKKHFPGPQAALGNSEEEIRMQEEKFRNP from the coding sequence ATGCACGACAAAGAAAATCAACTGCTGGAGGACAAAAGGGATCTCAACAAGTTCGGCTATGCGCAAGAGCTTCTGCGGGATATGGGCGGGTTTTCCAACTTTGCGATTTCCTTCTCCATCATCTCGATTTTGACGGGAGCCGTTTCGCTGTACGGCCATGGTCTGTTGTACGGGGGACCCGGCATGATGGGCTTCGGCTGGACGATCGTCGCCCTGTTTGTGATTCTGATTGCCGCCTCGATGGCGGAGCTCGCCTCGGCGATTCCGACGGCGGGAGCCCTGTATCACTGGGCGGCGGTACTGGGGAGCAAACGGTGGGGCTGGTACACGGCCTGGATCAATCTGATCGGCCAAATCGGGATCGTCGCAGGAATCGACTACTCGTTTTCCCTCTTTGCGGATCCACTGCTGGCGAGTGCTTTCGGCTACACGTCGACTGAAACGACCACGTTGATCCTGTTTGGCGTCACGTTGCTTCTGCACGGGATATTCAATCACATCGGCATTCGGCTGGTGGCCCGACTCAATGATTTTTCCGCGTGGTATCACATCGGCGTCGTGGTGATCCTCGTTGGCAGCCTGGTTTTCTTTTCTCGCCACGACCTTCAGCCGCTCGACTACCTGTTCCAGGTCGGGCAGACGTTCTCGGACAAACCATACGCGCTCGCCTTTTTGATCGGACTGCTGCAGGCCCAGTGGACGTTTACCGGCTACGACGCTTCCGCACACACGATCGAAGAGACGATCAATCCTCGGGTGCGCGCTGCTTGGGGAATTTTTACTTCTGTGGCCTTTTCCTTTATCTTCGGGTTTATCATGCTCGCCTTTGTGACGTTGTCCATCACGGATGCGGAGGCGGCCAGCGGGGCGCAAAACGCGTTCATTTACGTCATCAGCGAGGCGCTGGGCGGTACATTCGGTTCGGTCGTCCTGTGGCTGGTGACCTTTGCGATGTGGTTTTGCGGACTGGCGTCCATTACCTCGTTTTCGCGGATGCTGTACGCGTTTTCCCGTGACAAAGGCATGCCGTGGAGCCGCCATTGGGCGGAAATTTCCACCAAGTACCGGACGCCTGCCAAAGCGATCTGGCTCGTCATCATCCTTTCTTTTGCGCTGGCTTTGTTTGATTACATCGTGAAAACCGTCAATCCCAACACCACCTACACGACGCTCGCCTTTCTCACGGCGGTAAGCGTCGTCGGACTCTACGTCGCTTACGGTATTCCGCTCTACCTGAAGCTGCGGGCGGAGGCGCGGGGGCTCTTTCGGCGCAAGCATTACGGACCGTGGAATTTGGGCAGCTGGAGCAAAACGATCAATGTGCTGAGTCTGATCTGGATCGTCTTCATCTCGATCATGATGGTCATTCCGCCGAACGAAACAGCCGGCTACGCCCTGATCGCCATGTTTGTCCTGCTTCTTGTCATGGATCTGGCCTATTACAAAAAGCACTTCCCGGGACCGCAAGCGGCACTTGGCAATTCCGAAGAGGAGATTCGCATGCAGGAAGAGAAGTTTCGAAACCCATGA
- the uvsE gene encoding UV DNA damage repair endonuclease UvsE codes for MIRLGYACISVNTKNNPNKKTTVAQLNKLDSEARLKKLRQILQTNFFNLMDILAYNVENRIFLYRLPSEFVPLATHPVAEGWDWASEFSWDFQKAGEFIRKHGIRMTSHPGHFSILNSDKPNVVQSTIEDFRFHSRVFDLFGLDDNSVLVTHVGGISGDKAAALDRFAQNFERLPDTVKRRLVVENDDTSFTMVDVLELCERIGIPMVLDIHHHRCHSEGENWIDYLPRIIRTWGDRTPKFHMSSPRSEKEFRSHADNIDPDDFVHIVESLSPYNVDVMLECKNKDDALLTLRRELGKRGVDAEALAQS; via the coding sequence TTGATTCGTTTGGGCTATGCCTGCATCAGCGTAAACACGAAAAACAACCCCAACAAGAAAACAACCGTCGCTCAGTTGAACAAATTGGATTCGGAAGCCCGGTTAAAAAAGCTCCGGCAAATTTTGCAAACCAACTTCTTCAATTTGATGGACATCCTCGCCTACAATGTGGAGAATCGCATCTTTTTATATCGGCTTCCATCTGAATTCGTGCCGCTTGCGACCCATCCCGTCGCAGAGGGCTGGGATTGGGCAAGCGAATTTTCCTGGGACTTCCAAAAGGCCGGTGAGTTTATCCGCAAGCACGGCATTCGCATGACGTCCCATCCAGGCCATTTCAGCATCTTAAACAGCGACAAGCCAAACGTGGTCCAGTCGACGATCGAAGACTTTCGCTTTCATTCCCGCGTCTTCGATCTGTTCGGGCTGGATGACAACTCCGTGCTGGTCACGCACGTCGGCGGGATTTCGGGCGACAAAGCGGCAGCGCTGGACCGTTTCGCCCAAAACTTCGAGCGGCTCCCTGATACGGTGAAAAGGAGGCTGGTCGTCGAAAACGATGACACGTCTTTCACGATGGTGGATGTGCTGGAACTATGCGAGCGAATCGGCATCCCGATGGTTCTCGACATTCACCACCACCGCTGCCATTCCGAAGGAGAAAACTGGATCGATTACTTGCCGCGCATCATTCGGACATGGGGGGACCGCACACCCAAGTTTCATATGTCATCGCCCAGGTCGGAAAAGGAATTCCGTTCCCATGCCGACAATATCGACCCGGACGACTTTGTCCATATTGTGGAGAGTTTATCCCCTTACAACGTCGATGTCATGCTCGAATGCAAAAACAAGGACGATGCACTTTTGACATTGCGCAGAGAGCTTGGAAAGCGCGGTGTAGATGCTGAGGCATTGGCACAGTCCTAA
- a CDS encoding acyl-CoA thioesterase, whose product MKIKTTQDSRTIQASLVQPSDTNYHGTIFGGTMMAYIDEVAAIAAMRHSRRPVVTASIDSIDFLAPVKMGHSICLEAIVTATGRTSMEIFVKVISENLQTGERVLTATSFLTFVALDEEGNPTEVPAVEPQTDEEKRLMASAEERKKMRKERKASTQEFISQLTIEKTI is encoded by the coding sequence ATGAAAATCAAGACAACCCAAGACTCTCGAACCATCCAGGCTTCCCTGGTGCAACCATCGGATACGAATTATCACGGGACGATTTTTGGCGGAACAATGATGGCTTATATCGACGAGGTGGCAGCGATCGCAGCGATGCGGCACTCCCGCCGCCCGGTCGTGACGGCATCGATCGATTCCATCGATTTTTTGGCTCCGGTCAAAATGGGACATTCCATTTGCCTCGAAGCGATCGTAACGGCTACGGGAAGAACATCGATGGAAATTTTCGTGAAAGTGATCTCGGAAAATCTGCAGACGGGCGAGCGGGTATTGACTGCCACCTCGTTTCTCACTTTTGTCGCGCTGGACGAAGAAGGCAACCCGACGGAAGTGCCAGCAGTCGAACCACAAACGGACGAAGAGAAGCGGCTGATGGCTTCCGCCGAAGAACGCAAGAAAATGCGCAAAGAACGCAAGGCGAGCACGCAGGAATTCATTAGCCAGTTGACGATCGAAAAGACGATCTAA
- a CDS encoding aldo/keto reductase produces MRYRRLGKTDLNVSVVGLGTWQFGGEWGMDFTQSEVDAILNKAKELGINLIDTAECYGDHLSESLIGDYLQRDRREDWIVATKFGHHFHDKFSRTDQYGPAEVLQQLDQSLKALKTDYIDLYQFHSGPNEAFDNDDLWTMLDKQVQAGKIRHLGLSIAKNGNLHQTESASKVNAKTIQVVYNRLDRKPEEEVFASCQQQDLGVLARVPLASGYLSGKYKPGSVFAGNDVRHRHDKQHVASLLEQVEEIKRTEVPEGMDMAQWALAWCLKHPAVTTVIPGSKSPAQVEANAKAAELASDDHPQAVVK; encoded by the coding sequence ATGAGATACCGCAGATTGGGAAAAACGGATCTGAACGTTTCGGTTGTCGGGCTTGGCACCTGGCAGTTCGGCGGAGAGTGGGGAATGGATTTTACCCAAAGCGAAGTCGATGCGATCCTGAACAAGGCGAAAGAACTCGGGATCAATCTGATCGATACCGCTGAATGCTACGGCGATCATCTGTCGGAGAGCCTGATCGGGGACTACCTGCAGAGAGACCGCAGAGAAGACTGGATCGTGGCAACCAAATTCGGCCATCACTTCCACGACAAGTTCAGCCGTACGGATCAATACGGGCCGGCCGAGGTACTGCAGCAGCTGGATCAGTCCTTGAAAGCCCTGAAAACGGACTACATCGATCTGTACCAGTTCCATTCCGGCCCGAATGAAGCGTTTGACAACGACGACCTCTGGACCATGCTTGACAAGCAGGTGCAGGCAGGGAAAATCAGGCATTTGGGCCTGTCGATCGCCAAAAACGGCAACCTCCACCAAACGGAGTCGGCATCCAAGGTAAATGCGAAGACGATTCAGGTCGTGTACAATCGCCTGGACCGCAAGCCGGAGGAAGAAGTATTCGCCTCTTGCCAGCAGCAAGATCTTGGCGTACTCGCTCGTGTCCCCCTGGCGAGCGGCTATTTGAGCGGAAAGTACAAGCCGGGTTCTGTGTTCGCCGGAAACGATGTCCGTCACCGCCACGACAAGCAGCATGTCGCGAGTCTGCTGGAGCAGGTGGAAGAAATCAAGCGTACGGAAGTGCCGGAAGGGATGGACATGGCGCAGTGGGCGCTGGCCTGGTGCCTGAAGCATCCTGCCGTCACCACCGTCATTCCGGGAAGCAAGAGTCCAGCTCAGGTGGAAGCCAATGCGAAAGCGGCAGAATTGGCGAGCGACGACCATCCGCAGGCAGTTGTAAAATAG
- the hutH gene encoding histidine ammonia-lyase has protein sequence MSQQTNLIYLNGNELEISDVVSIARHGGRIALSADAWECVRRSRKMVEQMVQEQRVVYGITTGFGKFSDVMISGEDVSRLQENLIMSHACGMGEPYPSEVVRAIMALRINALAKGYSGIREETLQLLLELLNRGVHPIIPQQGSLGASGDLAPLAHMVLVMLGKGEAEVNGRRMPGKEALEQAGLSPITLQAKEGLALINGTQAMTAQLCLALYDARVLLESAEVISAMTIEALRGIPKAFDPQLHLVRPHPGQQESARKLLIHLAGSERTTEQGQLRVQDAYSLRCIPQVHGATRDTLEYVWSTVTRECNSVTDNPVLFTETGDVISGGNFHGQPMALAADFMAIAVAELANISERRTERLVNPQLSGLPGFLTENGGLHSGFMITQYVAASIVSENKVLCHPASVDSIPSSANQEDHVSMGTTAARKLRTIVDNTAKVLAIEYLAAAQAIDFGTGDLGAGTRRAFKELRKVIPRLTDDREMNPDLVRAEELIRKGTLFWV, from the coding sequence ATGAGCCAGCAAACCAACCTGATTTACCTGAATGGAAACGAACTCGAAATATCCGATGTCGTCTCCATCGCGAGACACGGGGGCCGCATCGCGCTGTCGGCGGACGCATGGGAGTGCGTTCGTCGCTCGCGGAAAATGGTCGAACAGATGGTTCAGGAGCAGCGTGTTGTTTACGGCATCACGACCGGCTTCGGCAAGTTTTCCGACGTAATGATTTCCGGAGAAGACGTGAGCAGGCTGCAGGAAAATCTCATTATGAGCCACGCTTGCGGAATGGGCGAACCGTATCCGTCGGAAGTCGTTCGGGCCATAATGGCTTTGCGCATCAATGCGCTGGCCAAGGGCTACTCTGGCATCCGCGAAGAGACGCTGCAGCTTCTTTTGGAGCTTCTCAACAGGGGAGTTCACCCGATTATCCCCCAGCAAGGCTCGCTGGGAGCAAGCGGCGACCTGGCCCCGCTCGCCCATATGGTCCTCGTGATGCTTGGCAAGGGAGAGGCCGAGGTGAACGGCCGGCGCATGCCAGGAAAGGAAGCGCTGGAGCAGGCAGGCCTTTCGCCGATCACTCTCCAGGCAAAGGAAGGGCTCGCACTCATCAACGGTACGCAAGCGATGACGGCTCAGCTTTGCCTCGCTTTGTACGACGCACGAGTCCTTCTGGAGAGCGCAGAAGTGATTTCCGCCATGACGATCGAAGCTCTGCGCGGCATTCCGAAGGCATTCGATCCGCAGCTGCATCTCGTCCGTCCTCACCCGGGACAACAGGAGTCCGCCCGCAAGCTTCTGATCCATCTTGCAGGGAGCGAGCGCACGACTGAGCAAGGACAGCTGCGTGTGCAAGACGCGTACAGCCTTCGGTGCATTCCCCAGGTGCACGGAGCCACGAGGGACACCCTCGAATACGTATGGTCCACGGTCACTCGTGAATGCAACAGCGTGACCGACAATCCCGTCCTGTTCACAGAAACCGGCGATGTTATTTCAGGAGGAAACTTCCACGGCCAGCCCATGGCACTTGCAGCGGATTTTATGGCCATCGCCGTCGCAGAGCTCGCGAACATCTCCGAGCGCCGAACCGAACGCCTGGTCAACCCGCAATTGAGCGGCCTCCCCGGCTTTCTGACGGAAAACGGAGGACTGCACTCCGGATTCATGATCACGCAGTATGTGGCAGCGTCGATCGTCTCGGAAAACAAAGTGCTTTGCCATCCTGCGTCTGTAGACTCGATCCCGTCATCTGCAAATCAGGAAGACCATGTAAGCATGGGGACGACAGCTGCCCGCAAGCTGCGTACGATTGTAGACAATACGGCAAAGGTACTTGCCATCGAATATTTGGCTGCGGCGCAAGCGATCGATTTTGGCACCGGTGATCTGGGAGCGGGAACTCGGAGAGCTTTCAAAGAACTGCGCAAGGTCATTCCCCGCCTCACTGATGACCGGGAGATGAATCCCGACCTCGTGCGAGCGGAGGAGCTCATCCGCAAGGGGACGCTCTTCTGGGTGTAG
- a CDS encoding EAL domain-containing protein has translation MNTLSHSYNLTLVFFSYALAVSASYTALNLSGRIHESQSRSRLLWLCTGAVSMGLGIWAMHFVAMLALHLPIRVQYHLGMVILSILFAIIASGIALWAISKRTMSWRRLVLGALCMGIGIASMHYTGMAAMQMNAAIRYDWFWFSVSIAVAIGVSVVALLLTFRLRHANSFREMGLKMAAGLVMGAAVAGMHYTGMYATTFIGHEHVAAEEGAWSAAPIWIAYAVGAVTLLILGVTLLSMYMDKLFKGNTWRMMESDERYQSLFENNYDAVFFYTLDGEESVLNPAAKRLTGADRLSLEAMMGMCDAKDRENLAARFAEAVDGRAQTYEAALIAMGRHVHLNLTNVPVFVDQQVAGVFMIARDVTEQKQTEERIQYLAFHDALTGLPNRRYVEETLDAMIDEARRMGTVVYVMFLDLDRFKLVNDSLGHDYGDLLLKEAAMRLVSGIGNRGVVSRLGGDEFMVILAETSEQSVLEIADLLNRTIEQPFLINGHELYITTSIGISRYPQDGEDRHGLMKTADTAMYSAKERGKNSYHMYAPDLQQATADKMFIQNELNRALALGEFTLYYQPQVSLKDGSVVGMEALIRWNHPERGVMFPDQFIKVAEETGLIVPIGEWVLREACRQNREWQNLGLPPLRVAVNLSARQFLKKDFTQSVAEILEQSGLEPRYLELEVTESTMIDVHRASNTLAELKELGVHIAIDDFGTGYSSLSYLKEFPLHRLKIDRSFVRDMKGSPSNRAIVQAIIAMAHHLQLHVIAEGVETSEELAFLQEHLCEEVQGYLFSKPLPLAESTSFIRQQNEKVS, from the coding sequence ATGAACACACTTAGTCATTCTTACAATCTTACCCTCGTTTTTTTCTCTTATGCACTCGCAGTATCGGCCTCCTACACGGCACTGAATTTGAGCGGACGTATCCATGAATCGCAAAGCAGGAGCCGCCTGCTTTGGTTGTGTACGGGCGCAGTATCGATGGGACTGGGCATCTGGGCGATGCACTTTGTCGCCATGCTCGCTCTGCATTTGCCTATCCGGGTTCAATACCATCTCGGTATGGTCATCTTGTCGATCCTGTTTGCCATTATCGCTTCCGGCATTGCGCTTTGGGCCATCAGCAAAAGGACGATGTCGTGGAGAAGGCTGGTGCTGGGGGCATTGTGCATGGGAATTGGAATCGCTTCCATGCACTATACCGGGATGGCTGCCATGCAGATGAATGCTGCCATTCGGTACGACTGGTTCTGGTTTTCCGTGTCCATCGCCGTTGCGATCGGCGTATCTGTCGTCGCTCTCCTGTTGACGTTTCGCCTACGGCATGCAAACAGCTTCAGGGAGATGGGACTGAAAATGGCGGCAGGGCTGGTGATGGGGGCAGCGGTTGCCGGCATGCACTACACCGGGATGTACGCCACCACCTTTATCGGCCATGAGCATGTGGCAGCGGAAGAGGGAGCGTGGTCGGCCGCCCCGATCTGGATCGCCTATGCCGTCGGTGCAGTGACGCTTCTCATCCTGGGAGTGACGCTGCTATCGATGTACATGGACAAGCTGTTCAAAGGAAATACATGGCGAATGATGGAAAGCGACGAACGCTATCAGTCGCTCTTCGAAAACAACTACGACGCCGTCTTCTTTTACACGCTCGATGGCGAAGAAAGCGTCCTGAACCCGGCCGCCAAGCGATTGACCGGTGCGGACAGACTCTCGCTGGAAGCGATGATGGGCATGTGCGATGCGAAAGACCGTGAGAACCTGGCTGCTCGCTTTGCGGAAGCGGTTGACGGAAGAGCTCAGACGTACGAGGCTGCATTGATCGCGATGGGCCGCCACGTGCATTTGAACCTGACCAATGTCCCCGTTTTTGTCGACCAGCAAGTCGCCGGCGTTTTTATGATCGCACGGGACGTAACGGAGCAAAAGCAGACCGAGGAGCGGATCCAATACCTCGCCTTTCACGATGCGTTGACCGGGCTGCCGAACCGCAGATACGTAGAGGAAACGCTGGATGCCATGATCGACGAGGCCAGACGGATGGGCACAGTCGTCTACGTCATGTTTCTCGACCTGGATCGTTTCAAACTCGTCAACGACTCGCTCGGGCACGACTACGGCGATTTGCTGCTCAAGGAAGCAGCGATGCGTCTGGTCAGCGGTATCGGAAATCGCGGTGTAGTGAGCAGGCTCGGCGGGGACGAATTCATGGTGATACTGGCTGAGACCTCTGAGCAGTCTGTGCTTGAAATCGCTGACTTGCTCAATCGGACAATCGAGCAGCCATTCTTGATCAACGGGCACGAGCTTTACATCACAACGAGCATCGGAATTTCCCGCTATCCGCAAGATGGAGAGGATCGCCACGGTTTGATGAAGACAGCGGATACCGCCATGTATTCTGCCAAGGAGCGGGGAAAGAACAGCTACCATATGTACGCTCCCGACCTCCAGCAGGCGACAGCCGATAAAATGTTCATCCAAAATGAGCTGAACCGCGCGCTTGCTTTAGGGGAGTTTACACTCTATTACCAACCGCAGGTCAGTCTGAAGGATGGCTCGGTAGTAGGCATGGAGGCGCTCATTCGCTGGAATCATCCGGAGCGGGGTGTGATGTTCCCCGATCAATTCATTAAGGTGGCCGAGGAAACCGGTTTAATCGTGCCGATCGGCGAATGGGTACTGCGTGAGGCGTGCCGTCAAAACAGAGAGTGGCAAAACCTCGGCCTCCCTCCGCTGCGCGTCGCGGTCAATCTGTCTGCCCGTCAGTTTTTGAAGAAAGACTTTACCCAATCCGTTGCGGAGATTCTCGAGCAGTCGGGGCTCGAACCGCGCTACCTGGAGCTGGAGGTAACCGAAAGTACGATGATCGATGTTCATCGAGCCAGCAATACGCTTGCGGAACTGAAGGAGCTCGGCGTTCATATCGCCATCGATGACTTTGGCACAGGGTACAGCTCCTTATCCTATCTCAAGGAGTTTCCGCTCCATCGATTGAAGATTGACCGCTCGTTCGTCCGCGACATGAAGGGAAGCCCCAGCAATCGGGCGATTGTTCAGGCGATTATCGCCATGGCCCACCACTTGCAGCTCCATGTGATCGCAGAAGGCGTGGAGACGAGCGAAGAACTTGCTTTCTTGCAGGAGCATTTGTGCGAAGAGGTACAGGGCTATCTCTTCAGCAAGCCTTTGCCGCTTGCGGAAAGTACCTCGTTCATCCGGCAGCAAAACGAAAAAGTCAGCTGA
- a CDS encoding class I SAM-dependent methyltransferase — protein MAEWFERSFREDYVLVYRHRDDLAADSEIANLLARLPIKETGRVLDLCCGSGRHSRALARRGYEVVGVDLSPVLLQLAEEQNDYPNLRFLRSDMRSIPFRDEFDIVVNLFTSFGYFSSDEENGTVVKNMARALKPGGEVVIDYLNPSYVIAHLVPHSRKETDGMLIEEDRWLEEGYVKKRISITDGKSAEPRRYVEQVRLFRIEEMTGMLEQAGFGRIQVFGNYRFEAYEEEQSSRMIFYATKQ, from the coding sequence ATGGCAGAATGGTTTGAACGCAGCTTTCGCGAAGATTACGTGCTGGTATACCGGCATCGTGACGATTTGGCGGCCGATTCGGAGATTGCCAATTTGCTGGCGCGACTGCCCATCAAGGAAACGGGGCGCGTGCTTGATCTTTGCTGCGGGAGCGGGCGTCATTCCCGTGCGCTGGCTCGCAGGGGGTACGAAGTGGTCGGAGTTGACCTTTCGCCCGTTCTTTTGCAGTTGGCAGAAGAGCAAAACGATTATCCAAACTTGCGCTTTTTACGCAGTGACATGCGCAGCATTCCGTTTCGCGATGAATTTGACATCGTCGTCAATTTGTTCACGAGCTTCGGCTATTTTTCGTCCGACGAGGAAAATGGAACAGTGGTGAAAAACATGGCTAGGGCGCTGAAACCGGGAGGCGAGGTCGTCATCGACTACCTGAATCCGTCGTACGTGATCGCCCATCTCGTGCCGCATTCCCGCAAGGAAACGGACGGAATGCTGATAGAAGAAGATCGATGGTTGGAAGAGGGATATGTAAAAAAGCGGATTTCCATTACGGATGGGAAGTCTGCGGAGCCGCGCAGGTATGTCGAGCAGGTACGGCTGTTTCGGATCGAAGAGATGACCGGCATGCTGGAGCAAGCCGGGTTCGGGCGCATACAGGTGTTCGGCAATTACCGGTTTGAGGCCTACGAGGAGGAACAATCCTCCCGTATGATCTTTTACGCCACCAAGCAATAA
- a CDS encoding 4a-hydroxytetrahydrobiopterin dehydratase, which produces MSKLSLEQVKLYLGKVPGWKLMEDRMALSRTYHCKDFLTAVSFVNRVAELLEHDNQHVEITLNGGTVTFTLASREARGLTGKDFALAQTISKVS; this is translated from the coding sequence GTGAGCAAGCTGTCTTTGGAGCAGGTCAAACTGTATTTGGGCAAGGTGCCTGGCTGGAAGCTGATGGAAGACCGGATGGCATTATCTCGAACGTATCATTGCAAGGATTTTTTAACAGCAGTCAGCTTCGTCAACCGGGTGGCTGAGCTTTTGGAGCACGACAACCAGCATGTGGAAATTACCTTGAATGGCGGCACGGTCACGTTTACTCTGGCGTCACGGGAAGCCAGAGGGTTGACGGGCAAGGACTTTGCCTTGGCACAAACGATCAGCAAAGTCAGCTAG